One region of Campylobacter concisus genomic DNA includes:
- a CDS encoding DUF2130 domain-containing protein encodes MTSQTTIKCPNCGSEIDINDALYHQLEGKYKGEYLAQKKQLEAELEAKRKEQEAYFESLRAKEQQLQEQKEKFEEEIKKATQIQLKMERARLQDELRKEILDEQNESVALLQKQLEEKSNQVKELNVAKAQILQLQREKEEMESAITAKAELALNEKLKEEKEKIQKAADEQNELKFRQKEEQLKQLQEQLQIAQRKAEQGSMQLQGEVQELAIEEWLREKFPFDTIDEIKKGARGADCVQIVHTRESQNCGTIYYESKRTKEFQRSWIEKFKADMREKGADIGVIVTDAMPSEMQRMGLYEGVWVCTFEEFKGLSAVLREQLIRIHHVLIAQENKSDKMSLLCHFLTSNEFKMQIEAIVEAFSTMQSDLDSEKRAMQKIWKQREKQIEKVLDNTINMYGSIKGIAGKAVANIKALELPYGGDT; translated from the coding sequence ATGACAAGTCAAACAACAATAAAGTGCCCAAACTGTGGGAGTGAGATAGATATAAATGATGCTTTATATCATCAGTTAGAGGGAAAATATAAAGGTGAATACCTAGCGCAAAAAAAGCAGCTTGAAGCTGAGCTTGAGGCTAAAAGAAAGGAACAGGAGGCTTATTTTGAGAGTTTAAGAGCAAAAGAGCAACAGCTGCAAGAACAAAAAGAGAAATTTGAGGAAGAGATCAAAAAAGCTACGCAAATACAGCTAAAAATGGAAAGAGCAAGACTTCAAGATGAGCTGAGAAAAGAGATACTTGATGAGCAAAATGAGTCGGTCGCACTTTTACAAAAACAGCTTGAAGAGAAGTCAAATCAAGTAAAAGAGCTAAATGTAGCAAAGGCCCAAATTTTGCAGCTTCAAAGAGAAAAAGAGGAGATGGAGTCAGCCATAACTGCAAAGGCTGAGCTGGCATTAAATGAAAAGCTAAAAGAAGAAAAAGAGAAGATACAAAAGGCTGCAGATGAGCAAAATGAGCTTAAATTTAGACAAAAAGAGGAACAGCTAAAACAGCTTCAAGAGCAACTTCAAATAGCCCAAAGAAAGGCCGAGCAAGGCAGCATGCAGCTTCAAGGTGAGGTGCAGGAGCTCGCGATAGAAGAGTGGCTTAGGGAGAAATTTCCATTTGATACTATTGATGAGATCAAAAAAGGTGCGAGAGGCGCTGACTGCGTACAGATCGTGCATACAAGGGAGTCTCAAAACTGTGGAACGATATATTATGAAAGCAAGAGAACAAAAGAATTCCAAAGGTCTTGGATAGAGAAATTTAAGGCTGACATGAGAGAAAAAGGCGCTGATATCGGTGTCATCGTTACTGACGCGATGCCAAGCGAGATGCAAAGGATGGGGCTGTATGAGGGGGTTTGGGTCTGCACTTTTGAGGAATTTAAAGGCTTAAGTGCTGTTTTAAGGGAACAACTCATAAGGATACACCACGTCTTGATCGCGCAAGAGAACAAAAGCGACAAGATGAGCTTGCTCTGTCACTTTTTAACCAGCAATGAATTTAAAATGCAAATAGAAGCGATAGTAGAGGCATTTTCAACCATGCAAAGCGACCTAGATAGTGAAAAGCGCGCGATGCAAAAGATATGGAAGCAAAGAGAGAAGCAGATCGAAAAGGTACTAGATAACACCATAAATATGTACGGCTCTATAAAGGGCATCGCTGGAAAAGCAGTGGCAAATATAAAAGCTCTGGAGCTGCCATATGGTGGTGATACGTAG
- a CDS encoding AAA family ATPase, with amino-acid sequence MKKDNFYVDSEIYELTTLWVLRAIFDLAGEKELLKDRYDDVLEFLGIEAKEPKEEDIQNLKNRLEILEKSQISCELKDLEHNLNLLQENLGLNSTERDILRFVAIMYNYEVVSNACNTLGELNNIQAIKVISKILNLNFIDVQNAFRKDGIFAKTSIIRLDNGGQRIRYKIDAINNNFMCDLFVKCDSMDEIFESAIKPCNKTNLTTKNYPHIKEDVKILLSFLKSAISKKQKGVNVLLYGSAGTGKTELSKVIASELNLKLYEVAYDDEYGYATEDRRLRSYCLAQNVLSAGSNLLMYDEAEDIFNTNNDEKRQYGKAFINRSLENNEVPTIWITNNIFDMDEAVVRRFNLAIEIGIPTEDVRAKIIKKYSENLIDNKLIKKLAKNDFIAPALISNASVVVSNLNTKDKNKAFERVINNTLKAQGYEEIRDYNPRDDLPSSYDPNFVNSDCDLNELMQGIKISKNARICLYGVPGTGKSAYAKFIAKSLKKPIIIKKGSDLLSMFVGWTEKNIALAFKEAKEKHAVLVFDEVDSFLQDRSMAARSWEITQVNEMLVQMESFDGIFIATTNLIDNLDKACLRRFDLKLEFGYLLPEQARNLFKKECALLKVKFDEDTSKKVSSLGLLAPGDFASVRRQAKFRPIKNGDDFCHRLELEVALKNEEKSVKIGF; translated from the coding sequence ATGAAAAAAGATAATTTTTACGTAGATAGTGAGATATACGAGCTTACGACACTTTGGGTGCTTCGTGCTATTTTTGATCTCGCAGGAGAAAAAGAATTATTAAAAGACAGATACGACGATGTCTTAGAGTTTTTGGGTATCGAGGCAAAAGAGCCTAAAGAAGAAGATATCCAAAATCTTAAAAACAGACTTGAAATTCTTGAAAAAAGTCAAATTTCATGCGAGCTAAAAGATCTTGAACACAACCTAAATTTACTTCAAGAAAATTTAGGTCTAAATAGTACCGAGAGAGATATTTTGAGATTTGTCGCAATCATGTACAACTATGAAGTAGTCTCTAATGCCTGCAATACACTAGGAGAGTTAAATAACATACAAGCCATAAAAGTCATCTCAAAGATATTAAATTTAAATTTTATTGATGTTCAAAATGCTTTTAGAAAAGATGGAATTTTTGCCAAGACATCGATCATAAGACTAGATAATGGCGGACAGAGAATAAGATATAAAATCGATGCCATAAACAATAACTTTATGTGTGATTTGTTTGTTAAATGCGACAGCATGGACGAGATATTTGAAAGTGCGATAAAGCCATGCAACAAGACAAATTTGACCACAAAAAACTACCCACACATAAAAGAAGATGTGAAAATTTTGCTCTCGTTTCTAAAAAGCGCCATTAGCAAAAAGCAAAAAGGAGTAAATGTACTCCTATATGGCTCAGCAGGAACTGGTAAAACAGAGCTTAGTAAAGTGATAGCCAGTGAGCTAAATTTAAAGCTTTATGAAGTAGCTTATGATGACGAGTACGGATATGCGACTGAGGATAGAAGGCTAAGGTCATATTGTCTTGCACAAAATGTATTGTCTGCTGGATCAAATTTGCTCATGTATGACGAAGCAGAGGATATATTTAACACAAATAATGACGAAAAACGACAGTATGGTAAAGCCTTTATAAATAGATCTCTTGAAAATAACGAGGTGCCAACCATCTGGATAACAAATAATATTTTTGATATGGATGAGGCCGTAGTTAGAAGGTTTAACCTAGCCATAGAGATAGGCATACCAACTGAAGATGTAAGAGCAAAGATCATAAAAAAATATAGTGAAAATTTGATAGACAATAAGCTCATAAAAAAGCTGGCCAAAAATGACTTTATAGCTCCAGCACTCATCAGCAATGCGAGCGTAGTAGTCTCAAATTTAAACACAAAGGACAAAAATAAAGCTTTTGAGCGAGTAATAAACAACACTTTAAAAGCACAAGGTTACGAAGAGATAAGAGATTACAATCCAAGAGATGATCTGCCAAGTAGCTACGATCCAAATTTTGTAAACTCGGACTGCGATCTAAACGAGCTAATGCAAGGCATAAAAATAAGTAAAAATGCTAGAATTTGTCTTTATGGTGTGCCTGGAACTGGCAAAAGTGCTTACGCTAAATTTATCGCTAAAAGTCTTAAAAAGCCAATCATTATTAAAAAAGGAAGTGATCTTTTATCTATGTTTGTAGGATGGACTGAAAAAAATATAGCACTAGCCTTCAAAGAAGCCAAAGAAAAACATGCTGTGCTAGTCTTTGACGAAGTAGATAGCTTTTTGCAAGATAGAAGTATGGCTGCAAGAAGCTGGGAGATAACTCAGGTAAATGAGATGCTTGTACAAATGGAGAGCTTTGATGGCATCTTTATCGCTACGACGAATTTGATCGATAATCTAGATAAAGCCTGTCTTAGAAGATTTGATCTAAAGCTTGAGTTTGGGTATTTGCTGCCAGAGCAAGCGCGAAATTTGTTTAAAAAAGAGTGCGCACTGCTAAAAGTCAAATTTGATGAAGATACAAGCAAAAAGGTCTCAAGTCTAGGCTTGTTAGCTCCTGGAGACTTTGCCAGTGTGAGAAGACAAGCTAAATTTAGACCTATAAAAAATGGCGATGACTTTTGCCATAGACTTGAGCTTGAAGTTGCACTAAAAAATGAAGAAAAGAGCGTGAAAATAGGGTTTTAG
- a CDS encoding Fic family protein, translating to MKGLELRNRLKKSYSLIKKDNLFLTRHIIEIQKRLQRSNAGFRTQSGTMLKNPATGEIKHIPPQHIDDINRLMANLEKYINDDMDDLDPLIRLVVIHYQFETIHPFYGGNCRTGRIINVLYLTHKKLLDLPILYLSAYIIKNKSRCYELLENVSKNGEWSAWIEYMLNDIEHTAEASVTLIKEIDDAIREFSELLQGKERGVYSKDFVELLFSYPYTKIESVEKKLNISRQTASKYLKICEKLGAFKCVKLGLINYFVNLRLFEILKRGLIL from the coding sequence ATGAAAGGACTTGAACTACGAAATCGCCTTAAAAAAAGCTACTCGCTTATAAAAAAAGATAATCTATTTTTAACTCGTCATATAATAGAGATTCAAAAACGCTTACAGCGTAGTAACGCCGGATTTCGCACCCAAAGTGGAACTATGCTTAAAAATCCCGCCACGGGCGAGATAAAACATATACCGCCGCAACACATAGACGATATAAATAGGTTGATGGCAAATTTAGAAAAGTACATAAACGACGACATGGACGATCTTGATCCGCTAATTAGACTAGTGGTGATCCACTATCAGTTTGAAACCATACATCCGTTTTATGGTGGAAACTGTAGAACCGGACGCATCATAAACGTCTTATATCTAACGCATAAAAAGCTTCTTGATCTACCGATTTTATACCTAAGCGCTTATATCATAAAAAATAAATCCAGATGCTACGAACTTTTAGAAAACGTAAGTAAAAACGGTGAGTGGAGTGCTTGGATAGAGTATATGCTAAACGACATAGAGCATACCGCAGAGGCGTCCGTCACGCTCATAAAAGAGATAGACGATGCCATAAGAGAATTTAGCGAGCTCTTGCAGGGAAAAGAGCGAGGCGTATATAGCAAAGATTTTGTGGAGTTACTTTTTTCATATCCATATACAAAGATAGAATCGGTGGAGAAAAAACTAAATATCTCTAGACAAACCGCTTCTAAATATCTTAAAATTTGCGAAAAATTAGGAGCGTTTAAATGCGTAAAGCTCGGGCTGATAAACTACTTTGTAAATTTAAGGTTATTTGAAATTTTAAAACGAGGCTTAATCTTATAG
- a CDS encoding type II toxin-antitoxin system VapC family toxin: MSYNVFLDTNALIDILVDYETPTTYDKIRSDAKLALKTKIYIAELIKNNPDIKLFINTTTVTNVFFILTNRQKISKSLVASQILNLHKQKELFTVVCEGDTIREAALNYCIQNDADYEDALQYFCALKHNCKAIITNDKNFPDIDIKLIRTYQEA; encoded by the coding sequence ATGTCTTATAACGTATTTTTGGACACTAATGCTTTAATAGACATCTTGGTCGATTATGAAACGCCGACTACATATGATAAAATAAGAAGCGACGCGAAGCTGGCATTAAAAACTAAAATATACATAGCCGAGCTTATAAAAAACAATCCCGACATAAAGCTATTCATAAACACGACTACCGTAACCAACGTATTTTTTATATTAACGAATAGGCAAAAAATAAGTAAAAGCCTAGTTGCTAGCCAAATTTTAAATTTACATAAACAAAAAGAGCTTTTTACGGTTGTTTGCGAAGGTGACACCATAAGAGAAGCCGCGTTAAATTATTGTATTCAAAATGACGCGGACTACGAAGATGCGCTCCAATACTTCTGCGCCTTAAAACATAATTGTAAAGCTATAATAACTAACGATAAAAATTTTCCTGATATTGATATTAAGCTTATTAGAACTTATCAAGAGGCATAA
- a CDS encoding class I SAM-dependent DNA methyltransferase — protein MGYNYLEFEDRLQSIVENLNESNFIYEFLSLCGLPKATISKLKQGTSNLSNLENVKHLKNKIYFAVSPHGKTLETFANIAEELGVNDSTRFIFATDFKNINAKDVKTGDTLDINFADLPKYFDFFLPLMGVEKVEYDKENPLDQKAASRFLRVYDELAAANKNIDPKVLNLFLIRLLFCLFAEDTGIFEKDSFTSDVKRLAQVASSDLNAPIAQIFEKLSRKENVDDAAWLQKYPYVNGNLFASPHQRLNFTTKAKKLIIEAGSMLNWSQINPDILGSMIQTASSKSLRQNLGMHYTSVENIMKVIRPLFLDKLKDELRKISSSSYKNETKISKLKQLLSRIGRMKFFDPACGSGNFLIIAYKEMRRLEIEIYEEIIRLDQQIMLFDPIVQLSQFYGIEIDDFAHEVAILSLWISDHQMNTELNGKIPNFIRKTLPLQKIGGITCANALRVDWNEICPKNKDDEVFVFGNPPYLGARRQDKSQKSDIKYVFGNIYGVGELDYISAWFYLGARYIEDSNSLLAFVSTNSITQGEQVGYLWNEILNFAEISFAYTSFKWQNNAAHNAGVTVIVVGLKSLQTEFDKTIFIGSEKILARNINPYLADAQNIIVNFTTTQINKNLPVMYGGNKPIDGGNLLLNYDEYIKVINKYPEISKILKRYIGSDELLNLIPRYCIWLTDDNIKDFQEHEFIKPRLQAVRQNRLKSSDKQTKKYADKPHLFVTRIIKEECGDSKKDMIHIIIPRVSSENRLYVPMGLMYEDEIISNACAVIYDAPIWLLGILSSRMHMVWLRAIGGKLETRYRYSASLVYNTFVVPEISDQMKENLEEQMGEILDKRDFLGGSLASLYGSPLAENNPKPMNEELLNLHKRLDRLVDSIYQRAEFKNDEERLALLLNLYKQRIEELENE, from the coding sequence ATGGGTTATAATTATTTAGAATTCGAAGATAGGCTTCAAAGCATCGTAGAAAATTTAAACGAGAGTAATTTTATATACGAGTTTTTATCTCTTTGTGGACTGCCTAAAGCCACGATTTCAAAACTAAAACAAGGCACGAGTAATCTTTCAAACCTAGAAAATGTAAAGCACCTTAAAAACAAAATTTATTTTGCCGTTTCGCCGCACGGTAAAACGCTTGAAACATTCGCAAATATCGCCGAAGAACTCGGCGTAAACGACTCTACTAGATTTATCTTTGCAACGGATTTTAAAAATATCAATGCAAAAGACGTCAAAACAGGCGATACGCTAGATATAAATTTTGCAGATTTGCCAAAGTATTTTGATTTTTTCTTGCCGTTAATGGGCGTCGAAAAGGTCGAATACGATAAAGAGAATCCACTTGATCAAAAGGCTGCAAGTAGATTTTTACGAGTTTATGACGAGCTAGCAGCGGCAAATAAAAACATCGACCCTAAGGTTTTAAATTTATTTCTTATTAGGCTTTTATTTTGCCTATTTGCCGAGGATACTGGCATTTTTGAAAAAGACTCCTTTACTTCCGATGTAAAAAGGCTCGCGCAAGTGGCTAGCAGTGATCTAAACGCGCCCATAGCTCAAATTTTTGAAAAACTATCCCGTAAGGAAAATGTGGACGATGCAGCTTGGCTGCAAAAGTATCCGTACGTAAACGGCAATCTTTTTGCATCGCCTCACCAGCGTTTAAATTTTACCACAAAAGCCAAAAAGCTAATTATCGAGGCAGGCTCGATGCTTAACTGGTCGCAGATAAATCCCGACATCTTAGGCTCTATGATCCAGACTGCATCCAGCAAGAGTTTGCGTCAAAATTTAGGCATGCACTACACCAGCGTCGAGAATATCATGAAGGTCATCAGGCCGCTGTTTTTGGATAAACTAAAAGACGAACTGCGCAAAATTTCATCGTCAAGCTATAAAAACGAAACTAAAATTTCGAAGCTAAAACAGCTACTTTCTCGCATCGGCAGGATGAAATTTTTCGATCCAGCCTGCGGTTCGGGTAACTTTTTAATCATCGCTTATAAAGAAATGAGGAGACTGGAGATCGAAATTTACGAAGAGATCATAAGGTTAGATCAGCAAATAATGCTTTTTGATCCTATCGTGCAGCTTAGTCAGTTTTACGGCATAGAGATAGACGATTTTGCTCATGAGGTAGCGATACTATCGCTTTGGATAAGCGACCATCAGATGAATACCGAACTAAACGGTAAAATCCCGAATTTCATTCGCAAAACCCTTCCGCTTCAAAAGATAGGCGGTATAACCTGCGCTAACGCTTTAAGGGTCGATTGGAACGAAATTTGCCCGAAAAATAAAGACGATGAGGTTTTCGTATTCGGCAATCCGCCGTATCTTGGAGCGAGGCGACAAGATAAGAGTCAAAAGTCTGACATAAAATATGTATTCGGAAATATTTATGGTGTAGGGGAATTAGACTATATATCTGCGTGGTTTTATCTGGGGGCAAGGTATATAGAGGATTCAAATTCTCTTTTGGCTTTCGTTAGTACGAATTCAATCACTCAAGGCGAACAAGTCGGCTATTTATGGAATGAAATTTTAAATTTTGCCGAAATTAGTTTTGCCTATACTTCATTTAAATGGCAAAACAATGCAGCTCACAATGCTGGCGTAACCGTTATAGTCGTAGGATTAAAATCTTTGCAGACCGAATTTGATAAAACAATTTTTATCGGTAGCGAGAAAATTTTAGCTAGGAATATTAATCCATATTTAGCAGATGCTCAAAATATCATCGTAAATTTTACCACTACTCAAATAAATAAAAATTTACCTGTAATGTATGGCGGAAATAAACCTATAGATGGCGGAAATTTGCTTTTAAATTACGATGAATACATTAAAGTTATTAATAAATATCCAGAGATATCAAAAATTCTAAAAAGATATATTGGCTCCGATGAACTCTTAAATTTAATTCCTAGATATTGTATTTGGCTGACGGATGACAATATAAAAGATTTTCAAGAGCATGAATTTATAAAGCCCAGACTACAAGCGGTTAGGCAAAATCGTCTTAAAAGTTCAGATAAACAAACCAAAAAATACGCAGACAAACCCCATCTTTTTGTTACCAGAATAATAAAAGAGGAGTGCGGTGATTCAAAAAAGGACATGATTCACATCATTATTCCCCGCGTTTCATCCGAAAATAGATTGTATGTTCCTATGGGGTTAATGTACGAGGATGAAATTATATCTAATGCTTGTGCCGTCATCTACGATGCGCCGATTTGGCTTTTGGGGATTTTGTCCTCGCGCATGCATATGGTTTGGCTGCGAGCTATCGGCGGAAAATTAGAAACTCGTTATAGATATTCGGCAAGTTTGGTTTATAATACCTTCGTCGTGCCCGAAATTTCAGATCAGATGAAAGAAAATCTCGAAGAGCAAATGGGCGAAATTTTAGACAAAAGAGACTTTTTGGGCGGCTCGCTCGCTAGTCTTTACGGCTCGCCGCTAGCCGAAAACAATCCAAAGCCTATGAACGAAGAGCTTTTAAATTTACATAAACGCCTAGATAGGCTAGTGGATAGTATCTATCAAAGAGCCGAGTTTAAAAACGACGAGGAGAGGCTGGCGCTGCTTTTAAATTTATACAAACAACGTATAGAGGAGCTGGAAAATGAGTGA
- a CDS encoding DEAD/DEAH box helicase, giving the protein MSENLIDINYDKNGSSKSTDMLGMRDMQRRVYEKRNEEYLLIKAPPASGKSRALMFVALDKLHRQGIKKVIVAVPEKSIGASFKNTDLKSGGFYYDWTVEPRNNLVTAGGDKGKVKAFMEFMNSSDEILICTHATFRFAYEEIKSDSKFDGCVIAIDEFHHVSSEDSSVLGQALKNILRNSDAHVIAMTGSYFRGDSAVILEPEDEDKFAKVTYTYYEQLNGYEYLKSFGIGYHFYKGEYLSALHEVLDTDKKTIIHIPSVNSIESTKDKYNEVDSIIDIIGEFEYADENGIYHVKRSDGKILKVADLVTDNADREKVSAYLRQMKELDDLDIIIALNMAKEGFDWPWCEHALTIGYRGSLTEVVQIIGRCTRDSSNKTRAQFTNLIASPDASEDETKGSVNTMLKAISASLLMEQVLAPDIKFKPRRNPSEKGDSKDYIYIKGLKEPSTAKVKEIIQNDLHELRASILSDNDVQRAMAGKDPKLINNLLIPKVIQKTYPNLSDNEIDEVRQHVITDLVLKNAKFETTSGNKEFIRLASKFVLVDELDINLIESVCPFQDAYKMMSKKLDAPTLKIIQRVIDSQKIEITDEELLVAANKIKDFFHENGHLPDKNSQDEFERRLAYALAKLATKKKQKDG; this is encoded by the coding sequence ATGAGTGAAAATTTAATCGATATAAACTACGATAAAAACGGCTCTAGTAAGAGCACGGATATGCTTGGTATGCGCGATATGCAGCGCAGAGTTTATGAAAAGCGAAACGAAGAGTATCTACTCATAAAAGCTCCGCCCGCATCGGGCAAATCTCGCGCCCTGATGTTTGTCGCGCTCGATAAACTGCACAGGCAGGGCATAAAAAAGGTCATAGTCGCGGTGCCGGAAAAATCAATAGGAGCGTCTTTTAAAAATACCGACTTAAAAAGCGGAGGATTTTACTACGACTGGACGGTGGAGCCTAGAAACAACCTAGTAACGGCAGGCGGAGATAAAGGCAAAGTAAAGGCGTTTATGGAGTTTATGAACTCAAGCGACGAAATTTTAATCTGCACTCACGCGACGTTTAGATTTGCCTACGAAGAGATAAAAAGCGACTCTAAATTTGACGGTTGCGTCATAGCCATAGACGAGTTTCATCACGTCTCATCAGAGGATAGCTCGGTTTTGGGACAGGCTTTAAAAAATATACTTCGTAATTCAGACGCTCACGTGATAGCAATGACGGGCTCTTACTTTAGGGGCGACAGCGCCGTGATACTGGAGCCTGAGGACGAGGATAAATTCGCAAAAGTAACCTACACCTACTACGAGCAACTAAACGGATACGAATATCTAAAAAGCTTCGGTATAGGTTATCATTTCTATAAAGGCGAGTATTTAAGCGCTTTACACGAGGTGCTAGATACAGATAAAAAGACGATAATCCATATACCCAGCGTAAATTCCATCGAATCGACCAAAGATAAATACAACGAAGTAGATAGCATAATAGACATAATAGGTGAATTTGAGTATGCCGACGAAAACGGTATATATCACGTAAAAAGAAGCGACGGTAAAATATTAAAAGTGGCCGATCTGGTTACAGATAACGCGGATAGAGAAAAGGTCTCGGCGTATCTTAGGCAGATGAAAGAGCTTGACGACCTAGACATAATAATAGCGCTAAATATGGCAAAGGAAGGCTTTGATTGGCCTTGGTGCGAGCATGCGCTCACTATCGGTTACCGCGGCTCTTTAACAGAAGTAGTCCAGATAATCGGACGCTGCACGAGAGATAGCTCGAACAAAACTAGGGCTCAATTTACGAATTTGATCGCAAGTCCGGATGCCAGCGAAGACGAGACGAAAGGTAGCGTAAATACTATGCTAAAAGCAATCTCGGCATCTTTGTTAATGGAGCAGGTTTTAGCGCCGGATATCAAATTTAAACCTCGCCGTAACCCTAGCGAAAAAGGGGACTCTAAGGATTATATCTACATAAAAGGCTTAAAAGAACCATCGACGGCAAAAGTAAAAGAGATCATCCAAAACGATCTGCACGAACTAAGAGCTAGCATACTAAGCGATAACGACGTGCAAAGAGCGATGGCAGGCAAAGATCCTAAGCTAATAAACAACCTGCTAATCCCTAAAGTTATACAAAAGACGTATCCGAATTTAAGCGATAACGAAATAGACGAGGTTAGACAACACGTCATAACCGATCTCGTGCTAAAAAATGCCAAATTTGAAACTACAAGCGGAAATAAAGAATTTATAAGGCTGGCTAGCAAATTCGTCCTCGTCGATGAGCTAGATATAAATTTAATAGAAAGCGTGTGTCCTTTCCAAGACGCCTATAAAATGATGTCTAAAAAGCTAGATGCGCCTACGCTAAAAATAATACAGCGAGTAATCGACTCTCAAAAAATCGAGATAACCGATGAGGAGCTTTTGGTGGCGGCCAATAAAATAAAAGACTTTTTCCATGAAAACGGACATTTGCCGGATAAAAATTCGCAGGATGAATTTGAGCGAAGGCTGGCTTACGCATTAGCTAAATTAGCTACGAAAAAGAAGCAAAAAGATGGCTAA